The genomic interval TACGGCTGGGCAGATGATGATACGGCAATTAATCTTTTCAATAAAGAAAAATTCCCTGCATCGCCATTTAGAACGGACAATTGGGAGATGATTACAGCGAATGAGAAGTATAAAGTGAGTAAATAGTTATTAGTAATTAGTCCCTAGTAAAGAGCTAGATAATACACAACGATAGATGTTCCGCTAGGAACATTTCGTCGGTAGCAACAGAAATGCGTTGAATAAAATGTATATAACAAAAAAATGTTCCGTAGGAACATCTGATTTGGTACCGTTTTTTATCCTAACAGGATTTTAAAACCTGTTAGGTATAGCATAGATTTTTATTAGTTTTAGATATTCAATAAATACCTAACAGGTTTTAAAAACCTGTTAGGATAAGATAACACAATATGATAAAAAAAACATTTCTCATTTTACTTCTCACATCTTATTATACAAACATTTCGGCGCAATCCAAGAATGTTTTATGGTACAAACAACCCGCAGAATTCTTTGAAGAAAGCTTGGTTTTAGGAAACGGAAAAATGGGAGCAACTGTTTTTGGAGGAGCCAATTCAGACAAAATTTATTTGAATGACATTACGCTTTGGTCGGGCGAACCTGTAAATGCCAATATGAGTCCGGAAGCCTACAAAAACATTCCCGCAATTCGCGAAGCTTTACAGAACGAAAACTACAAACTGGCAGAAGAACTCAACAAAAAAGTTCAGGGAAAAAACTCCGAATCTTATGCGCCTTTAGGAACATTAGAAATCAATAATTCCGAAAAAGGAAAAGCGGTTAATTATCATAGAGAATTGGATCTTTCGAATGCCATTTCAAAAGTAAGTTACGAAATGGCGGGTATCAAATATACACGAGAATATTTCGTTTCGGCTCCAGATAAGGTTATGATTATCAAATTGACAGCCGATCAAAAAGGAGCTTTAAATTTTGATATAAATCTAAAAAGCCTTTTACAATCAAATGTTGAAGTGCGAAACAATATTTTGGTTTTAAAAGGTTCTGCACCAATTCATGAAAATGCAGGATATAATGTTGTGCCAAAATATCTAAATTTAAAAGATAGAGGAACACGATTTACAGGTTTAGTTCAAATTAAAAAAACGGACGGAAAAATTACCAGTTCGAGAGAAACGCTAACTTTAAAAGATGCGACCGAGGCGATTATTTTTGTTTCTGTTGCAACAAGTTTTAATGGTTTTGATAAGAATCCAGCATCAGAAGGTTTAGACGATGTTTCAATTGCTTTGCAAAATCTGAACAATGCATATGCAAAACCATTTGATAAACTTAAAGAATCTCATATTTCAGATTATCAAAAATTCTTCAATCGTGTCGATTTGGATTTAGGAAAAACAGTCGCTCCAGATTTACCAACCGACGAACGATTACTACGCTACGCTGACGGAAAAGAAGACAAAAACCTCGAAATTCTTTATTTCAATTTTGGACGTTATTTGTTAATCAGTTCGTCAAGAACTTTGGGCGTTCCTGCCAATTTGCAAGGATTGTGGAATCCGCATTTAAGTCCGCCTTGGAGCAGTAATTATACGATGAATATCAATCTGGAAGAAAATTACTGGCTTGCAGAAAACACGAATCTTTCAGAAATGCATTCATCACTTTTGAGCTTTATTAAAAATCTTTCGGTAACCGGAAAAGTTACAGCGAAGACTTTTTACGGAGTTGATAAAGGCTGGGCGGCAGCGCACAATTCGGATATTTGGGCAATGACCAATCCGGTTGGACAGTTTGGAAAAGAAGATCCAATGTGGGCATGTTGGCCGTTGGCAGGCGCTTGGCTGAGCACGCATATTTGGGAACATTATATTTTTAGCCAAGACAAAGATTATTTAAAAAAAGAAGGTTATCCGTTAATGAAAGGCGCGGCTGAATTTTGTTTAGGCTGGCTTGTTCCAGATAAAAATGGTAATTTAATTACATCGCCTTCGACTTCACCAGAAAATCAATATAAACTTTCAGATGGTTTTGTTGGCGCAACACTTTACGGCGGAACTGCTGATTTGGCTATGATCCGCGAATGTTTTGATAAAACTATAAAGGCATCAAAAGTGCTGAATACTGATGCTGATTTTAGAAAAAAAATAGAAACGGCGCTTTCAAAGTTATATCCATATCAAATTGGTAAAAAAGGAAATCTGCAGGAATGGTATTTTGATTGGGATGATAATGATCCAAAACACCGTCATCAATCACAGTTATTCGGACTTTTCCCTGGCGATCATATTACGCCATTAAAAACTCCAGATTTAGCAGAAGCTTCAAAGAAAACATTAGAAATAAAAGGAGATGAAACTACAGGCTGGTCAAAAGGCTGGAGAATCAATCTTTGGGCAAGACTTTGGGACGGAAATCGCGCTTATAAAATGTTCCGAGAATTACTTCGCTATGTTGATCCCGACGGAAAGAAAACAGAAAAACCAAGAAGAGGAGGAGGAACGTATCCGAATTTATTCGACGCGCATCCGCCATTTCAAATTGATGGTAATTTTGGAGGCGCAGCAGCTGTTGCTGAAATGTTAGCTCAGTCAAATGAAAATGAAATTCGATTACTTCCAGCTTTACCAGACGCTTGGTCAGAAGGTTCGGTAAAAGGAATCTGTGCAAGAGGTGGATTTGAAATTGAAATGACGTGGAATAATAAAAAACCTGAAAAAGTAATTGTTTCTTCTAAAAATGGAGGAAAAACAATGTTGATTTTCGGCGATAAAAAACAAGAAATTGTTTTGAAAAAAGGAGAAAGTATAGAAATCAAGTTTTAGAAAAGCTTCGGAGAAGCGAAATATTTATAGAAAAATAGACATTTACAATATAAAGCTCCAGCGGAGCGACATTATTTGATTGAGAAAATTATATGTCGCTCCGCTGGAGCTCTTTTACATTCGTGCGATTTAATTTCTATAAAGATATTGCTCCTCTGGAGCTTTCTTATTATCAATCCAATTTATAATTATATCCAAATTGCACATAAAACGGAATTAGTGGCGTACTTTTAAAATCTTCATTCATGGCTTTTCCAATTCTTAAAGTCAAATCACTTTTATTAAAAGAATAACCGCCTTGAATTCCGAAGTTGAAATTTCCTCCTGTTGTAGGTTCAAACCAACCATTTTTTACATCAGGATAAACTTCTCTGTAAATATCAGAATGTTTAAAATGGGTAACGATTGCTTTATCAAAACCAAATTCTCCTGCAACAAACCATTTTGATTTATAATACCCAATAACAATTCCAGCATCGACACCAAAATTCTGAAGTGTTACTAACGGATTTCCGTAACGCCTGTAAATTCCGTGAAGAGAAGCATTAAAACGGAAATTTTCAATTTGATATAGATTTAGCTGTCCTCCAATTTTGGTTTTAAAATCATCAAAAATAACTTCGCCTGATGCTAGAGAAATAGAACTTTCCAGAATAATTGGCATTTTGGTTTTTAAATGATAACCATAACTCAATCCGTAAACAAAACTATAATCCCAGCCGGCATTTACATTTAAAATATGTTTTTGATTTTCTTGAAGACTTTCCCAGTTAATGGTTTGTGCTTGTGAAATGTGAGAAGTAAGAAGCGAAATGAGAAATGCGATTAGTGCTATTATTGCTTTCATGACCGAATTATTTTAGATTATTTTAAATAATTCAACACCAAAGGCTCGACATTTTCCCATTTGAAATAAATCATTTCGTGTCCCGTTCCTTTTACTTCTGCAATTTCAGAAAGGGGAAAATAAGAAGCTTCTTTTTGCGCAAAACTCAATCCGTAAGATTTATTCAATTCTCCGTATAAAAACAAAACTTTGATTTTATATTGATCGAGATTTGTGGTGAAATCAAAACCATCATTTTCAGAAATATCTATAAAACTTTCTAAAACCGTTGTGCCAATTCTCCAAAAAGGAGAAGGTCCAGGAATGCCTTCATCATTTCCTTTCGCATAAGTAAAACTCGAAGAGATTCCGTATTTATAATCTAAAATGGCGTGCTGATTTTCTTTTCCCGTCAAAAACTGATCGACGTATAATAAGTTACTCGTGACTTCAGAAAAGATGTTGATTTTTCGGCTCATTTCGCCATATTCATCAAGCAATTTTTTATTCAGTCCGCCGGGTTCTGCGAGAATTACTCCGTTTATAGAATTCGGATATTGATTGACGTAAGCAGATGCCAGCATGGCGCCCCAAGAATGCCCGAATAGAAATACTTTTTGATTGGAGGAAGTTTTGTAGTATTTAATGACTTCGCTTAAATCATCTAAAACTAACTGAATTGAATAACTTTTTTTGTCATGTCTTTTTGATAATCCCGAACCGCGTTGATCGTAAAAAATGACATAATAACCTTCTTTTGCTAATTGTTGCACGTTTAATCCGTTTCGATAATCGGAGCCTGGACCGCCATGCAAAAAGATTAACATTGGATCGGTAGGATTTCCAAAAGTTTCAGAATGTAATTGTGTTCCGTTTACAAAAATCGAAGGAATTGTTGGATCTTCATCCACCGTTTTTGGAACTAAATATCCAGATTCATTAATGTCATTTTCGTTTTCGCATCCCATAAAAAAGAAAATGGAAACAGCGATTACGGCTGAGTAAAGTGTTTTGGTTTTCATTGCAAGAATTGATTAAAATTTCTGCAAAGATGTGTTCCAGTATTATGCTGGTCGCCCCAACTTGTAAGGTGGTTCTTTTTTTAAGAGGCTAAGTTACTAAGACTCTAAGTGGCTAAGCTTTTTTTATTTGGAAATTTGCTCGCAAAGACGCGAAGTCGCAAAGTTTTTTTAAAATAAGACTTTGCGACTCTGCGTCTTTGCGAGATTAAAAAAAATCCACGACTTTATTTTAAAAATTCAGAAGGAGAAAGTCCTGTCGCTTTTTTGAAATTTCGGTTGAAAGCGGTTTTCGAATTAAATCCGCATTCAAATGCAATGGAAAGCAAAGTGAATTTTTGATTTTCGGGTAATGAAATCAGGTTTTTAAATTCTTCTACGCGTTGTAAATTGATGTAATCGTAAAAGTTTTTTCCTTCCGCTGAATTAATAACTTGAGACAAAACATTCGGATGAATATTTAGTTTTTGAGATAATTCTGCCAAAGTCAAATCAGGATTTTTATAGAGTTTTTCAGTTTCCATAATTTCAGTTAATTTTTGATGAATGGATTGAAGTTCCTCTGAACTTAAACTGGATTTTTCATATTTGACTTTTTCTGATGAGTTTTCGATATTTTGATTGGAAGGAATATTTAAAACTACATTCTCAGCAATTGTTTGATTGGTAAAAATACCAACCTGTTTGATGCCGAAATAGCCGATAAACATCAGATAAAAAACAACGACTGAAAAAATGTATTCGTCTTCATAAAAAATGACAACGATCCAAATAATGCTCGAACCCAAAATTAAATACTGAAGCCAGCGTAAATTAATTTTTTCGGTAGAAGAAAAAGCTTCTGAAATGTTTTTTTGGTGTTTTGAAAGCTTTGTCAGCGAAAGCAAAGCATACACAATTCCAGAAACTAAAATAGCGCTGTACAATATTAGAATTAGGTTTTCGTATCCTTTTCCTTCATTCTGGAAGACTTTTAATTTTTCTTCAAAAGAAAGCGAGAAAAATGGAATTAAAGATAAAACCGCAATTGCAAAAGGTAAAAAATGTAAAAACGAATATTTTTTATTCTGATTTTGATTGGTTAAAGCTGAAGTGTACAAATACAAAAACGGACCTTGTACTAAAGGCATTGGAAGTTCTAAACCTAATAAAAGAGGAAATGAGGCAAAATCGTTTTTATAATGCAGATAATACAAAAACAAATGAAATCCGGTGCAAAACAACCAAAATGCCAAAATTGTATCGGCTTCACTTTTGTTTTTTTTGCTTGCGAGAATAACAACCAAGAAAAAGGTGATTATAATGCCCGTTAAATACAACATATTGGTTTTGATTTTTGGTTAAATCGGTTTGTTGAAAATACGAGGCAAGATAATTTATTTCCTGCAAATATTTGAAAATGAAATGTTTTCTAAAGATTATTAAAAAATGAGTTTCGGAGAGCGATGTATTTATAGAATAATACAGACATTTACAATATAAAGCTCCATCGGAGCGAAATATATGTCGCTCCGCTGGAGCTTTTTTACATTCGTATAATTTAATTTCTATAAATGTATTGCTTCTCCGAAGCTTTTTAATAACAAACCCGACAGGTTTTTAAAACCTGTCGGGTTTAATTATTTGAAAACGAATGTCAGGCT from Flavobacterium sp. YJ01 carries:
- a CDS encoding glycoside hydrolase family 95 protein, which encodes MIKKTFLILLLTSYYTNISAQSKNVLWYKQPAEFFEESLVLGNGKMGATVFGGANSDKIYLNDITLWSGEPVNANMSPEAYKNIPAIREALQNENYKLAEELNKKVQGKNSESYAPLGTLEINNSEKGKAVNYHRELDLSNAISKVSYEMAGIKYTREYFVSAPDKVMIIKLTADQKGALNFDINLKSLLQSNVEVRNNILVLKGSAPIHENAGYNVVPKYLNLKDRGTRFTGLVQIKKTDGKITSSRETLTLKDATEAIIFVSVATSFNGFDKNPASEGLDDVSIALQNLNNAYAKPFDKLKESHISDYQKFFNRVDLDLGKTVAPDLPTDERLLRYADGKEDKNLEILYFNFGRYLLISSSRTLGVPANLQGLWNPHLSPPWSSNYTMNINLEENYWLAENTNLSEMHSSLLSFIKNLSVTGKVTAKTFYGVDKGWAAAHNSDIWAMTNPVGQFGKEDPMWACWPLAGAWLSTHIWEHYIFSQDKDYLKKEGYPLMKGAAEFCLGWLVPDKNGNLITSPSTSPENQYKLSDGFVGATLYGGTADLAMIRECFDKTIKASKVLNTDADFRKKIETALSKLYPYQIGKKGNLQEWYFDWDDNDPKHRHQSQLFGLFPGDHITPLKTPDLAEASKKTLEIKGDETTGWSKGWRINLWARLWDGNRAYKMFRELLRYVDPDGKKTEKPRRGGGTYPNLFDAHPPFQIDGNFGGAAAVAEMLAQSNENEIRLLPALPDAWSEGSVKGICARGGFEIEMTWNNKKPEKVIVSSKNGGKTMLIFGDKKQEIVLKKGESIEIKF
- a CDS encoding alpha/beta hydrolase — encoded protein: MKTKTLYSAVIAVSIFFFMGCENENDINESGYLVPKTVDEDPTIPSIFVNGTQLHSETFGNPTDPMLIFLHGGPGSDYRNGLNVQQLAKEGYYVIFYDQRGSGLSKRHDKKSYSIQLVLDDLSEVIKYYKTSSNQKVFLFGHSWGAMLASAYVNQYPNSINGVILAEPGGLNKKLLDEYGEMSRKINIFSEVTSNLLYVDQFLTGKENQHAILDYKYGISSSFTYAKGNDEGIPGPSPFWRIGTTVLESFIDISENDGFDFTTNLDQYKIKVLFLYGELNKSYGLSFAQKEASYFPLSEIAEVKGTGHEMIYFKWENVEPLVLNYLK
- a CDS encoding helix-turn-helix domain-containing protein, whose amino-acid sequence is MLYLTGIIITFFLVVILASKKNKSEADTILAFWLFCTGFHLFLYYLHYKNDFASFPLLLGLELPMPLVQGPFLYLYTSALTNQNQNKKYSFLHFLPFAIAVLSLIPFFSLSFEEKLKVFQNEGKGYENLILILYSAILVSGIVYALLSLTKLSKHQKNISEAFSSTEKINLRWLQYLILGSSIIWIVVIFYEDEYIFSVVVFYLMFIGYFGIKQVGIFTNQTIAENVVLNIPSNQNIENSSEKVKYEKSSLSSEELQSIHQKLTEIMETEKLYKNPDLTLAELSQKLNIHPNVLSQVINSAEGKNFYDYINLQRVEEFKNLISLPENQKFTLLSIAFECGFNSKTAFNRNFKKATGLSPSEFLK